One stretch of Bacteroidota bacterium DNA includes these proteins:
- the def gene encoding peptide deformylase yields MILPIVAYGDTVLRKVGEEVTANYEGLQELIANMWETMYHAHGVGLAAPQVGKAINMFIIDTTSFEEEKYPNLKKVFINAEIIDEWGEEWAFEEGCLSIPTIREDVYRWSNIAIKYQDENFVWHEEEYDDVAARVIQHEYDHVKGKLFVDYLSPLKKRLLKNKLVNISKGGAHTDYKMRLPR; encoded by the coding sequence ATGATATTACCAATAGTAGCATACGGAGATACCGTTTTACGAAAAGTAGGCGAAGAAGTAACGGCCAATTATGAAGGCCTTCAGGAGTTAATTGCCAATATGTGGGAAACCATGTACCATGCACATGGAGTAGGCTTGGCTGCACCACAAGTAGGTAAAGCAATTAATATGTTTATTATTGATACCACTTCATTCGAAGAAGAAAAATACCCCAATTTAAAAAAGGTATTTATCAATGCAGAAATTATAGACGAGTGGGGCGAAGAATGGGCTTTTGAAGAAGGTTGTTTAAGTATTCCAACCATCAGGGAAGATGTGTACCGATGGAGCAATATTGCTATTAAATATCAGGACGAAAACTTTGTATGGCACGAAGAAGAGTATGATGATGTGGCAGCACGCGTTATACAACATGAGTACGACCATGTAAAAGGAAAGCTGTTTGTTGATTATTTAAGTCCGCTAAAAAAACGATTGTTAAAAAATAAGTTAGTGAATATAAGTAAAGGTGGCGCTCATACCGATTATAAAATGAGATTGCCTCGCTAA